A DNA window from Leopardus geoffroyi isolate Oge1 chromosome A1, O.geoffroyi_Oge1_pat1.0, whole genome shotgun sequence contains the following coding sequences:
- the LOC123578354 gene encoding 60S ribosomal protein L31-like: protein MAPAKKGGEKKDRSAINEVVTREYTINIHKRIHGVGFKKRAPRALKEIQKFAMQEMGTPDVHIDTRLNKAVWAKGIRNVPYCIRVRLSRKSNEDEDSPNKLYTLVTYVPVTTFKNLQTVNVDENC, encoded by the coding sequence ATGGCTCCCGCAAAGAAGGGTGGTGAGAAGAAGGACCGTTCTGCCATCAACGAAGTAGTGACCAGAGAATACACCATCAACATTCACAAGCGCATCCATGGAGTGGGTTTCAAGAAGCGTGCCCCTCGGGCACTCAAAGAGATCCAGAAATTTGCTATGCAGGAGATGGGAACCCCAGATGTGCACATTGACACCAGGCTCAACAAAGCTGTCTGGGCCAAAGGAATAAGGAATGTTCCGTACTGTATCCGTGTGCGGTTGTCCAGAAAAAGTAACGAGGATGAGGATTCACCAAACAAGCTCTATACGTTGGTTACCTATGTACCTGTCACCACTTTCAAAAATCTACAGACTGTTAATGTGGATGAGAATTGCTGA